The proteins below come from a single Chitinophaga pinensis DSM 2588 genomic window:
- a CDS encoding helix-turn-helix domain-containing protein encodes MKHVPVHKLQDRSSLGFQLKPFSPETAEHRQSVDTGAHRDDHYIFFIVTEGAGTTIVDFEEKTVGPHQLYYILPEQIHYRIQSHQAKGWFIAADPALVPPACRDIIESWSGFQDPLTLSVDEIADYDGLLHVLHRRTSRQQAHGRIAVLHALLRSFFEMVAGTIRMYSKVETDNSRPAILSMDFKKLLKENIVAYKSPADYADMLHVSAPYLNEAVKKITGSTVSFWIRFTLLTEAKRLLYFTNLSVKQIAADLGFENHSYFSRLFYKETGMTALTFRKKFKGDNKTEGEMTIF; translated from the coding sequence ATGAAGCATGTGCCGGTACATAAATTACAGGACAGAAGCAGCCTTGGGTTCCAGCTGAAACCATTCTCCCCGGAAACGGCTGAGCACAGGCAATCCGTCGATACTGGCGCACATCGGGATGATCATTATATATTCTTCATCGTGACCGAAGGGGCAGGGACCACTATTGTAGATTTTGAGGAAAAAACGGTTGGTCCTCATCAGCTCTATTATATCCTGCCAGAACAAATACACTATCGCATTCAATCACATCAGGCAAAAGGATGGTTTATAGCGGCAGACCCTGCTTTGGTTCCTCCTGCATGCAGGGATATTATTGAAAGCTGGTCGGGTTTCCAGGATCCGCTTACATTATCAGTGGATGAAATAGCGGATTATGACGGGTTGCTGCATGTACTCCATCGTCGGACATCCAGACAACAGGCGCATGGCCGTATAGCAGTGTTACACGCGTTATTAAGGTCTTTCTTTGAGATGGTGGCAGGTACAATTCGTATGTATTCAAAAGTGGAAACAGATAATTCCAGACCGGCCATATTATCGATGGACTTTAAGAAATTGTTGAAGGAAAATATAGTCGCCTATAAAAGTCCGGCTGACTATGCGGATATGTTACACGTCTCAGCGCCTTATCTCAACGAAGCCGTAAAGAAAATAACGGGATCCACCGTATCATTCTGGATCAGATTTACCCTCCTCACCGAAGCCAAACGACTATTGTATTTTACCAATCTGAGTGTAAAACAGATAGCCGCTGATCTTGGCTTTGAAAACCATTCTTATTTTTCCCGCCTTTTCTATAAGGAAACCGGTATGACGGCACTTACTTTTCGTAAGAAATTCAAAGGCGATAATAAAACGGAAGGGGAGATGACCATTTTCTGA
- a CDS encoding amidohydrolase family protein: MRIVTLEEHVSFPEMTALLPEEILKNRKQSGAALQMQEKLADITGERLTSMKAAGISMQVLSVENTDVYLLPDSLAPAFAAKYNDLLADKISSHSDAFAAFAMLPMTVPEAAADELERAVKTHGFCGAMIKGLINGVFLDAPKFAPVFACAEKLGVPLYIHPGIPPKEVIDAYYSNVGDTKGPNEAIACYGWGWHSETAIHILRLLAAGIFDKYPQLNIIIGHMGEMLPMMWERSNRVFQPGNNGKNQRTLIETFRKQLYITTSGIFTQPPLQIAIDTIGIDNILFSIDYPFSSNQMGIDFLTKAALPAEQLAKMAHGNADRILKF; encoded by the coding sequence ATGAGAATCGTAACCTTGGAAGAACATGTTTCATTTCCGGAAATGACCGCGCTTCTGCCGGAGGAAATATTAAAAAACAGGAAGCAATCAGGCGCAGCACTGCAAATGCAGGAAAAGCTGGCAGACATCACAGGTGAACGGCTAACTTCGATGAAAGCAGCCGGTATATCCATGCAGGTACTTTCGGTAGAAAACACAGACGTCTATCTGTTGCCTGATAGTTTAGCACCAGCATTTGCGGCAAAGTATAATGATTTGCTGGCGGATAAAATAAGCAGTCATTCCGATGCTTTTGCCGCATTTGCCATGCTTCCCATGACAGTGCCGGAAGCTGCCGCGGATGAACTGGAACGCGCGGTAAAAACACATGGCTTTTGCGGCGCCATGATTAAAGGACTTATAAACGGAGTATTCCTGGATGCACCCAAATTTGCGCCCGTTTTTGCATGTGCAGAGAAATTAGGTGTGCCGCTGTATATTCATCCCGGCATTCCACCTAAGGAAGTGATCGATGCCTATTACAGCAATGTAGGAGATACAAAAGGCCCCAATGAAGCCATTGCCTGTTATGGATGGGGATGGCATTCGGAAACAGCCATACATATCCTTCGCCTGTTAGCTGCCGGCATTTTTGACAAATATCCACAACTAAACATCATCATCGGCCATATGGGTGAAATGCTGCCTATGATGTGGGAGCGGTCAAACAGGGTATTCCAGCCAGGTAATAATGGTAAGAATCAGCGGACGCTGATAGAAACGTTCCGCAAGCAACTGTATATTACGACCAGCGGCATATTTACCCAACCGCCACTACAAATAGCCATCGACACCATCGGTATCGATAATATCTTGTTTTCTATAGATTATCCTTTCAGCAGTAATCAGATGGGGATAGACTTTTTAACTAAGGCCGCACTTCCCGCAGAACAGCTGGCTAAAATGGCGCATGGAAACGCAGATCGCATATTGAAATTTTAA
- a CDS encoding RICIN domain-containing protein, producing the protein MKINFKPLCALLLLILLSVSDGVFAQSGIYVGGHFRRERNHTITDLKASGFTYVILFDVTVQPNGDLTTDGQTICSNGTYVFGSTNPNYIADVTALKTGVTSITRVETCVGGWGSHSYTNIKNLVSSQGTGASSILYRNFKALKTAIPSIDAINNDDEEAYDVNSASAFHVMLADIGYKTTLAPYRNKPYWQSVATNVNNQRSGAVDRIYLQWYEGGAGNNPCDWNINNIQLHTGDLNYENGNTVADKMTRAKNNCNSKGGFYWVYNDNNINLKELANRVNTIFGIRTKNQQEVANFYNDCDYKGFANGLEVGDYDLSRLQSLGIDNDILSSLTVAEGFEVTVYDDHNFTGTSKTYRGNVACLVADGLNDKVSSLRIRTTGATNLAGTWFIQNRNSGKYMDLAAEQVQANGGNIQQWEYVGGTNQQFQLIHLGDGAYNIKVIASGKSLDVDGINKAEGANILQWDYVGGFNQQFVLVPTTDGYYKFIAKHSGRIAEVADASSSNGANVRQWGNNNQTCGQWRLVQSEAARTAAPKITVADNKDFTIYPNPAAETLYFSSRELIGAKVAVSDIAGHIVINTVMSGSNIDVSALKPGLYTIRVIKSGKTIVKKFIKH; encoded by the coding sequence ATGAAAATTAACTTTAAACCACTATGTGCACTTTTGTTGCTTATCCTGCTATCTGTGAGCGACGGAGTTTTTGCTCAATCGGGCATTTATGTCGGCGGGCATTTCCGCAGAGAAAGAAATCATACGATCACCGATTTAAAAGCCTCCGGATTTACATACGTCATCCTATTCGACGTTACTGTTCAGCCCAACGGAGACTTAACTACAGATGGACAAACCATCTGCTCAAACGGCACCTACGTTTTCGGATCTACCAATCCAAACTATATTGCCGATGTAACTGCGCTTAAAACTGGCGTTACTTCTATCACCCGGGTAGAAACATGTGTAGGTGGCTGGGGAAGTCACTCTTATACAAATATTAAAAATCTGGTCAGCAGCCAGGGTACGGGAGCAAGCAGTATCCTTTACCGGAATTTTAAAGCATTGAAAACAGCCATTCCCTCTATTGATGCGATCAACAATGATGATGAAGAGGCATATGATGTTAATTCCGCCAGCGCCTTCCACGTGATGCTGGCTGACATTGGCTATAAAACGACGCTTGCCCCTTATCGTAACAAGCCTTACTGGCAAAGCGTAGCTACCAATGTCAATAACCAGCGCAGTGGTGCTGTCGACAGGATTTACCTGCAGTGGTATGAAGGTGGCGCCGGCAACAATCCATGTGACTGGAATATCAATAATATTCAGCTGCATACGGGAGACCTCAATTATGAGAATGGCAACACGGTCGCTGACAAGATGACCCGCGCTAAAAATAACTGTAACTCCAAAGGAGGATTTTACTGGGTATATAACGACAACAATATTAACCTGAAAGAACTCGCTAACAGGGTCAATACCATCTTTGGTATACGCACCAAAAACCAGCAGGAAGTAGCCAATTTCTACAATGACTGTGACTATAAAGGCTTTGCCAATGGCCTGGAAGTGGGCGATTACGATCTGAGCAGACTCCAGTCTTTAGGTATAGACAACGACATCCTGTCGAGCCTCACCGTGGCCGAAGGATTTGAAGTGACTGTCTACGATGACCACAACTTTACCGGTACCTCAAAAACATACAGGGGAAACGTCGCTTGTCTGGTAGCTGATGGCTTAAATGACAAAGTTTCCTCGCTGCGCATCCGCACTACCGGAGCTACCAATTTAGCAGGTACCTGGTTTATTCAGAACCGGAATAGTGGCAAATATATGGACCTGGCAGCTGAACAGGTACAGGCAAATGGCGGTAATATTCAGCAATGGGAATATGTAGGCGGTACCAATCAACAGTTTCAGCTGATACACCTGGGGGATGGCGCCTACAATATCAAGGTAATTGCCAGTGGTAAATCTTTAGATGTTGACGGCATTAATAAAGCCGAAGGAGCTAATATACTGCAATGGGATTATGTGGGCGGTTTTAACCAGCAGTTCGTACTGGTTCCAACTACCGATGGATATTATAAATTTATTGCCAAACATAGTGGCAGGATTGCAGAAGTAGCAGACGCCAGTTCGTCTAATGGTGCGAATGTCCGTCAATGGGGTAATAATAATCAAACATGTGGTCAATGGCGGCTGGTACAATCCGAAGCTGCCAGGACAGCTGCACCAAAGATAACAGTGGCAGACAATAAGGATTTCACAATTTATCCGAATCCTGCTGCTGAAACGCTTTATTTCTCTTCCAGGGAACTGATTGGCGCAAAAGTAGCGGTATCAGATATAGCGGGGCATATCGTCATCAATACCGTTATGTCAGGTAGCAATATTGATGTATCTGCACTTAAACCGGGTTTATATACTATTCGGGTTATTAAAAGCGGTAAAACTATTGTAAAGAAATTTATTAAGCATTAG
- a CDS encoding xanthine dehydrogenase family protein molybdopterin-binding subunit, translated as MSETGKPISRIDGRLKVTGKATYAAEFNQPNMAYAFPVRATIAKGLIASIDDAAAKKEPGVLSVISYKNALRLKPMDMQAQMKAGAAFVGENLLPLQENKVHYLGQFIAVVVAETYEQARTAAYKLKIRYTEEKAATDLKTELPNAKKPKMFMGEEAQVNEGKTAAPLAASAHQVNHSYSTPTEHHHPMEPHATIAVWDGSKKLTLYDATQGVGITSAIAAYFLGLQPENVRVVAPYVGGGFGSKGLWLHTLLVAIAAKAVSRPVKLALTRQMMQTNVGHRAATIQRVALGTDTAGKLSALRHHTDSYNNLTNFFEPSGKQSLVLYQAPIREVTYNVTTLNRGTPTFMRAPGETPGTFALESAMDEMAYELKMDPVEFRIANHTAKDPMKGHDFSSDFLVDCYRIGAERFGWSARSMEPGRQRKGKYLIGYGMATATYPGGRSAASVKVTLTANGDVTVQTASIDIGTGTYTVLAQTVADALGVPVDRIDVKIGDSSLPAAPLAGGSQTTASIHPAAMEACVLLRKELAALAIADPSSKLNGRRLEEISYTNGKLVITGDEKKSDDYADIMKRAKRTEIEVCATTQPVSGPGMTVPSALCTPRETPPEQNSDIKQYAFHSFGAQFAEVWVDQDFGTIRVKRFTSVQDVGRIMNEKTARSQIIGGVIFGIGAALMESTEYDKRWGNPVTRTLADYHVPVNLDVPPIDVHFIGKPDPHISPIGARGIGEIGITGVSAAIANAVFNATGKRLRDLPLTPDKLL; from the coding sequence ATGAGCGAAACCGGAAAACCGATCAGCCGTATAGATGGCCGCCTAAAGGTCACTGGTAAGGCAACGTATGCAGCTGAGTTCAATCAGCCTAACATGGCGTATGCGTTTCCTGTACGCGCGACGATCGCAAAAGGACTCATTGCATCCATTGATGATGCCGCCGCAAAGAAAGAACCCGGCGTGCTCAGTGTGATCAGCTATAAAAACGCCCTCAGGTTAAAACCTATGGATATGCAGGCGCAGATGAAAGCCGGCGCCGCATTCGTGGGAGAAAACCTGCTGCCCTTACAGGAAAATAAAGTACATTACCTCGGACAGTTTATCGCCGTTGTAGTAGCGGAGACTTACGAACAGGCGCGTACGGCTGCTTATAAATTAAAAATACGCTATACGGAGGAAAAAGCAGCTACAGACCTGAAGACTGAACTCCCCAACGCTAAAAAGCCTAAAATGTTCATGGGCGAAGAAGCGCAGGTAAACGAGGGGAAAACAGCTGCTCCACTTGCCGCTTCAGCGCACCAGGTTAATCATAGTTATTCCACACCCACCGAACATCATCATCCCATGGAACCACATGCTACGATAGCTGTATGGGATGGTAGCAAAAAGCTCACCTTATATGATGCAACACAGGGCGTAGGCATAACCAGTGCTATTGCCGCCTATTTCCTGGGATTGCAACCAGAGAATGTGCGCGTAGTCGCACCATATGTAGGAGGTGGGTTCGGTAGTAAAGGCCTATGGCTGCATACGCTGTTAGTGGCCATTGCTGCGAAAGCAGTGTCCCGCCCGGTGAAACTGGCGCTTACCAGGCAGATGATGCAGACGAATGTCGGACACCGTGCCGCTACTATCCAGCGTGTAGCACTGGGGACCGACACAGCAGGGAAATTGAGTGCACTCCGTCATCATACGGATTCTTATAACAACCTCACCAATTTTTTTGAACCCAGCGGGAAACAGTCACTCGTGCTCTATCAGGCGCCTATACGTGAAGTTACCTATAATGTAACTACATTGAATCGGGGCACGCCGACGTTCATGCGCGCACCCGGAGAGACACCGGGGACATTTGCGCTCGAATCGGCGATGGATGAGATGGCGTACGAACTCAAGATGGACCCTGTGGAATTCAGGATCGCTAATCATACTGCTAAAGATCCGATGAAAGGACATGATTTCTCCAGTGACTTTCTGGTGGACTGTTACCGCATCGGTGCAGAAAGATTCGGCTGGTCGGCGCGGAGTATGGAGCCGGGACGACAAAGAAAAGGGAAATATCTCATAGGTTATGGCATGGCTACCGCTACTTACCCGGGCGGCCGTAGTGCTGCATCTGTGAAGGTGACACTCACTGCAAACGGGGATGTGACAGTGCAAACCGCATCAATCGATATCGGAACAGGAACATATACGGTACTGGCACAAACGGTAGCCGACGCCCTGGGGGTTCCGGTAGACAGGATCGACGTGAAAATTGGTGATTCCAGTCTTCCGGCTGCACCGCTGGCAGGTGGTTCCCAAACGACCGCCAGCATCCATCCGGCTGCTATGGAAGCCTGTGTACTATTAAGGAAAGAACTGGCCGCGTTAGCCATTGCAGATCCTTCTTCAAAGCTAAACGGTCGTCGACTGGAAGAGATCAGTTATACCAACGGCAAACTGGTTATTACAGGTGACGAAAAGAAGAGTGACGATTATGCAGACATTATGAAACGGGCTAAGCGCACTGAAATAGAAGTCTGTGCGACTACACAGCCGGTGTCTGGTCCGGGTATGACAGTACCCAGCGCATTGTGTACACCAAGAGAGACTCCTCCTGAACAGAACAGCGATATCAAACAATATGCTTTTCATTCCTTTGGCGCCCAGTTTGCCGAAGTATGGGTAGATCAGGATTTTGGTACTATCCGTGTGAAGCGCTTTACCAGCGTACAGGATGTGGGACGTATCATGAATGAAAAAACGGCGCGTTCACAGATTATCGGGGGCGTGATCTTCGGCATTGGAGCAGCCCTCATGGAGTCAACAGAATACGATAAACGCTGGGGAAATCCGGTAACGCGTACGCTGGCGGATTACCACGTACCCGTAAACCTGGATGTACCACCGATCGATGTACATTTTATTGGTAAACCCGATCCGCATATATCACCTATAGGCGCCAGGGGTATCGGAGAAATCGGTATTACCGGCGTATCAGCCGCCATTGCCAATGCCGTATTCAATGCTACCGGAAAAAGATTACGGGATCTGCCACTGACGCCGGATAAATTACTGTGA
- a CDS encoding FAD binding domain-containing protein, translating into MRPFKYSNAADPATAITAISTNADAKFLGGGTNLLDLMKEDVMHPAELVNVTRLKYDGIDKTSNGISIGATATNAFTANHERVRKHYPLLTMAILAGASAQIRNMATNAGNLNQRTRCTYFYDVNMPCNKRTPGSGCGALKGINRNHAIFGWSEKCVAVYPSDMAVALAALDAVVHVESGNQQKRTIAFADFHRLPGDTPQIDNNLKHGELITAIELPENDLAEHAYYLKIRERSSYAFALVSVAAAMSLDGNKIRDVRIALGGVAHKPWRATVAEKLLRGKEATAANFKVAATAELKNARPLEHNKYKVKMAGDAIVRALSNAMNGVGYGMNAGLDTGV; encoded by the coding sequence ATGAGACCATTCAAATATTCGAATGCCGCTGATCCGGCTACTGCCATTACGGCTATATCCACGAACGCCGATGCTAAGTTCTTAGGCGGTGGAACGAACCTGTTAGACCTGATGAAGGAGGATGTTATGCACCCTGCTGAACTGGTGAATGTTACCCGCTTAAAATACGATGGTATTGATAAGACGTCAAACGGCATCTCAATTGGCGCTACAGCGACGAATGCTTTTACTGCCAATCACGAAAGAGTCCGTAAGCATTATCCATTATTGACGATGGCGATTCTGGCAGGTGCAAGCGCGCAGATCAGAAATATGGCAACCAATGCAGGGAACCTTAATCAGCGTACCCGCTGTACCTACTTTTATGATGTAAATATGCCCTGCAATAAACGTACACCAGGCTCGGGTTGTGGTGCCCTGAAAGGCATCAATCGCAACCATGCTATTTTCGGGTGGTCGGAAAAATGTGTCGCGGTTTATCCGTCTGACATGGCGGTTGCCTTAGCGGCCCTTGATGCAGTCGTACATGTGGAGTCAGGAAACCAGCAAAAACGAACGATCGCATTTGCTGATTTTCATCGCCTACCCGGCGATACGCCCCAGATAGATAATAATCTGAAGCATGGAGAACTGATCACGGCTATTGAACTGCCGGAAAATGATCTTGCCGAACACGCTTATTATCTTAAGATTCGCGAAAGATCGTCGTATGCTTTTGCACTGGTGTCTGTTGCGGCGGCAATGTCGCTTGATGGCAATAAGATCAGAGATGTCCGTATTGCCCTGGGAGGTGTTGCGCATAAGCCGTGGCGGGCAACTGTAGCAGAGAAATTATTAAGGGGTAAGGAAGCTACTGCCGCCAACTTTAAGGTGGCCGCAACTGCAGAATTAAAAAATGCCAGGCCATTGGAACATAACAAATATAAAGTAAAAATGGCAGGTGATGCTATTGTACGTGCGCTTTCCAATGCCATGAACGGCGTAGGTTATGGCATGAATGCAGGGTTGGACACAGGTGTTTGA
- a CDS encoding 2Fe-2S iron-sulfur cluster-binding protein yields the protein MARSTTGAPLPPTVIENGVNVSFKVNGSAQQLLVDSRMTLLDALRERMELTGSKKGCDHGQCGACTVIVDGRRVLSCLTLAATCEEKEVTTIEGLADGDKLHPMQAAFIKHDGFQCGYCTPGQICSAVALMNEAKNGEASYVTSNVRESGRPMELSDEEIRERMSGNICRCGAYPNIVDAIREVHGDKAVAQVWQFADGTI from the coding sequence ATGGCCAGGAGCACCACCGGCGCTCCATTACCTCCCACCGTCATTGAAAATGGCGTCAACGTATCCTTTAAAGTAAATGGCAGTGCGCAGCAACTACTGGTAGATTCACGTATGACCCTACTTGATGCTTTACGTGAGCGTATGGAACTGACAGGTTCCAAGAAGGGCTGTGATCATGGACAGTGTGGGGCGTGCACGGTAATAGTTGATGGCAGACGCGTCTTGTCCTGCCTGACGCTTGCTGCCACCTGTGAAGAGAAGGAAGTAACAACTATTGAAGGTCTCGCTGACGGCGACAAACTGCATCCGATGCAGGCTGCATTTATCAAACATGACGGCTTTCAATGTGGTTATTGCACACCAGGCCAGATTTGTTCAGCAGTTGCCTTAATGAATGAAGCAAAGAACGGAGAAGCGAGTTATGTAACCAGTAACGTTCGGGAGTCCGGAAGGCCGATGGAACTGTCCGATGAGGAAATACGTGAGCGGATGTCGGGGAACATCTGCCGTTGCGGGGCTTATCCGAATATAGTGGATGCCATTCGTGAGGTGCACGGAGACAAGGCTGTTGCCCAGGTTTGGCAATTTGCTGATGGCACTATTTGA
- a CDS encoding acyl-CoA desaturase, whose amino-acid sequence MVIAIFFISIWYLSLFSQTFFQHRYAAHGAFTMNKAWERFFFIVTYITQGSSYMSPKAYGIMHRLHHAHTDTPLDPHSPSNSSDIFSMMWNTRKVYQDILHDRTVVEERYLKNLPSWDGFDRFANGGFSRLLWVVLYILFFVAFATSPWQYLLLPIVVSMGAFHGAIVNWFAHKYGYINFKLKNTSMNLLFVDVLMLGESYHNNHHKHPSSVNFGRRWYEIDPVYYVIRTLSYFKIIRLVNTSKISPAVAH is encoded by the coding sequence ATGGTTATTGCAATCTTTTTCATTTCTATCTGGTATTTATCGTTGTTTTCGCAAACGTTTTTTCAGCACAGATATGCAGCACACGGTGCTTTTACAATGAATAAAGCCTGGGAACGGTTCTTTTTTATCGTCACTTATATTACACAAGGGTCGTCTTATATGAGTCCAAAGGCATATGGCATCATGCACAGGTTGCATCATGCGCATACAGATACCCCGCTTGATCCCCACTCGCCGTCGAATTCGTCCGATATCTTTTCAATGATGTGGAACACACGAAAAGTCTATCAGGATATTCTGCATGACAGAACAGTAGTAGAGGAACGATACCTCAAAAACCTTCCCTCCTGGGATGGATTTGATCGCTTTGCCAATGGTGGATTTTCAAGATTACTATGGGTCGTGCTATATATCCTGTTTTTTGTAGCATTCGCCACTAGTCCCTGGCAGTACCTGCTTTTGCCTATCGTCGTTTCAATGGGCGCTTTTCATGGTGCTATTGTGAATTGGTTCGCACATAAGTATGGATACATCAATTTCAAGTTAAAAAATACGTCTATGAACCTGCTTTTTGTGGATGTATTGATGTTGGGAGAATCCTATCACAATAATCACCATAAACATCCTTCTTCCGTAAACTTCGGTCGTCGCTGGTATGAGATTGACCCGGTGTATTATGTCATACGGACCTTATCATATTTCAAAATTATCAGACTTGTGAATACCTCAAAGATATCTCCGGCTGTTGCCCATTAG
- a CDS encoding response regulator produces MSILRILLAEDDDDDREMFCTFLAGRNDVELFACVENGLEAIDALAAIISSDKLPDMILLDQNMPKQNGLQTLKILKENPVYAAIPVFIYSTYADGALRERSLQAGAISVFSKPFTMQGYNEMLESMLSAMHRSSFDKNIL; encoded by the coding sequence ATGTCAATTTTAAGAATATTACTAGCAGAAGATGATGATGACGACAGAGAAATGTTCTGCACTTTTCTGGCCGGACGCAATGATGTTGAGCTTTTCGCCTGTGTTGAAAACGGGCTTGAAGCGATAGACGCTCTGGCAGCGATAATATCATCAGATAAGCTGCCTGATATGATCCTGCTTGACCAGAATATGCCAAAGCAAAACGGACTGCAGACACTGAAAATATTGAAAGAAAACCCGGTATATGCAGCTATTCCTGTTTTTATCTATTCGACATACGCCGACGGCGCTTTACGGGAGCGTAGTTTACAGGCCGGCGCTATTTCAGTGTTTTCTAAGCCTTTTACGATGCAAGGATATAATGAAATGCTCGAAAGTATGCTGAGTGCCATGCACAGGTCTTCATTTGATAAAAATATTTTATAA
- a CDS encoding sensor histidine kinase produces MDNHINLNNDLLEELAETRRRLAEAEETIEAIRTGQVDALVVQQGGTHQLYTLQTADHAYRMFIEKMNEGAVTLNRDGVILYANSRFSDMLALPLMYIIGQPLSTFVAPHSRSIYMDLYESCWKEDTKGEVDLLRHASFVPTKLSLNRLELASEMSMNIILTDLSEQKNTQRILEENNRQLEQLNSTLESSNHDLQQFASVASHDLQEPLRKIQMFGNFLKTAGVLQPAGKEYQYLEKILKSAERMKTLIIDVLNYSRLSINTGEFLPVALDELVQEILEDFELLIKEKDAQISVAKLPVLDVNKGQIRQMFQNLISNALKFSNPGIRPVIKIGGCFLADKNFDSPESPEGSYYMVSVEDNGIGFEEKYIPNIFALFERLNSKEAFEGTGIGLAIAKKIVEKHNGVIHVKSKVRCGSRFQIIIPVTHSIS; encoded by the coding sequence ATGGATAATCATATTAATTTGAACAACGACCTGCTGGAAGAGCTGGCTGAGACACGAAGACGCCTTGCTGAAGCAGAAGAGACCATTGAAGCCATCCGAACTGGTCAGGTGGATGCCCTGGTTGTACAACAGGGGGGTACGCATCAGCTGTACACCTTGCAAACGGCTGATCACGCTTATCGTATGTTCATAGAAAAAATGAATGAAGGAGCAGTGACGCTGAACAGAGATGGCGTCATTCTATACGCTAATTCGCGGTTTTCGGACATGCTGGCACTTCCATTAATGTATATTATCGGCCAGCCGTTGTCTACGTTTGTTGCTCCTCATTCCCGGTCAATTTATATGGATTTATATGAATCCTGCTGGAAGGAAGATACGAAGGGGGAAGTGGATCTGTTGCGTCATGCATCATTTGTTCCGACAAAATTGTCATTGAACCGGCTGGAACTCGCCAGCGAAATGTCCATGAATATTATCCTCACTGATCTTTCCGAGCAGAAAAATACGCAAAGGATACTTGAAGAAAACAACCGGCAACTGGAGCAACTGAACAGCACTCTTGAATCGAGCAATCACGATCTCCAGCAGTTTGCATCCGTCGCCTCTCATGATCTGCAGGAACCACTGCGTAAAATACAAATGTTTGGAAATTTCTTAAAAACCGCCGGCGTTTTGCAACCTGCCGGTAAAGAATATCAATACCTTGAAAAGATCTTGAAGTCAGCAGAACGTATGAAGACATTGATTATCGATGTGTTGAATTACTCAAGATTATCCATTAATACAGGTGAATTTCTTCCCGTTGCGCTTGATGAACTGGTACAGGAAATTCTGGAAGATTTTGAGTTGCTTATCAAAGAAAAGGATGCGCAAATCAGTGTTGCCAAACTGCCTGTACTTGATGTAAATAAAGGGCAGATCAGACAGATGTTTCAAAATCTCATATCCAATGCACTGAAATTTTCCAATCCGGGAATAAGGCCGGTTATAAAAATAGGAGGCTGTTTTCTTGCTGATAAAAATTTCGATAGTCCTGAAAGTCCGGAAGGAAGCTATTATATGGTCAGTGTAGAAGACAATGGAATAGGCTTTGAAGAAAAATATATACCGAATATATTTGCGCTTTTTGAACGACTGAACAGTAAAGAGGCTTTTGAGGGAACAGGCATTGGTCTTGCAATTGCAAAAAAAATAGTAGAGAAACACAACGGAGTTATTCATGTTAAAAGTAAAGTCCGGTGCGGAAGTAGATTTCAGATCATTATTCCAGTAACGCACAGTATCAGCTAA
- a CDS encoding circadian clock KaiB family protein, producing MAHQGKKDREDADTSEYVLRLFITGSTPNSIRAVSNIRQICETYLKGRYSLEIIDVYQEPALAQQEQIIALPLLIKKLPLPQRKLIGDLSESDKILKILDVI from the coding sequence ATGGCACATCAGGGAAAAAAAGACAGAGAAGATGCGGATACATCTGAATACGTGCTGCGGTTGTTTATTACAGGCAGTACGCCCAATTCAATAAGGGCGGTCTCAAATATTCGTCAGATATGCGAAACATATCTAAAGGGAAGGTATTCCCTGGAAATCATTGATGTCTATCAGGAACCTGCTTTAGCTCAGCAAGAACAAATTATTGCTTTACCATTGTTAATTAAGAAGCTGCCTCTGCCGCAAAGAAAATTAATTGGTGACCTTTCAGAAAGTGATAAAATATTAAAAATACTTGACGTGATTTAG